Proteins found in one Etheostoma spectabile isolate EspeVRDwgs_2016 chromosome 14, UIUC_Espe_1.0, whole genome shotgun sequence genomic segment:
- the eno2 gene encoding gamma-enolase, with product MSIVSIVAREILDSRGNPTVEVDLRTEKGLFRAAVPSGASTGIYEALELRDGDKSRYKGKGVLKAVGHINDTLGPALIASGISVAEQEQLDNMMIEMDGTENKSQFGANAILGVSLAICKAGAAEKDVPLYRHIADLAGNTELVLPVPAFNVINGGSHAGNKLAMQEFMVLPVGAESFKEALRIGSELYHTLKGVIQEKYGQDATNVGDEGGFAPNILENSEALDLLQTAIEKAGFTDKVVVGMDVAASEFYREGKYDLDFKSPPDPERHISGEELADIYQSFVNNYPVVSIEDPFDQDDWEAWSRLTAQVGIQVVGDDLTVTNPKRIEKAAEERACNCLLLKVNQIGSVTEAIQACKLAQANGWGVMVSHRSGETEDTFIADLVVGLCTGQIKTGAPCRSERLAKYNQLMRIEEELGDQARFAGHNFRNPSAL from the exons ATGTCGATCGTCAGCATCGTTGCCAGGGAGATCTTGGACTCCCGGGGAAACCCCACTGTTGAAGTGGACCTTCGCACAGAGAAAG GTCTGTTCAGGGCTGCGGTGCCCAGCGGAGCGTCCACGGGAATCTACGAGGCTCTGGAGCTCCGAGATGGAGACAAAAGCCGATACAAGGGCAAAG GTGTTTTAAAGGCAGTCGGGCACATCAACGATACTCTGGGTCCTGCGCTTATAGCCTCT ggcATCAGCGTGGCGGAGCAGGAGCAGTTGGACAACATGATGATCGAAATGGACggcacagaaaacaaat CTCAGTTTGGGGCCAACGCCATCCTGGGCGTGTCTCTAGCCATCTGTAAGGCCGGGGCGGCGGAGAAAGACGTCCCCCTGTACCGCCACATTGCCGACCTGGCAGGAAACACAGAGCTGGTGCTGCCGGTTCCT gCCTTTAATGTGATAAATGGAGGTTCCCATGCAGGTAACAAACTGGCCATGCAGGAGTTCATGGTTCTTCCCGTTGGAGCCGAGTCTTTCAA GGAGGCGTTGAGGATAGGATCGGAGCTGTACCACACCCTGAAGGGGGTGATCCAGGAGAAATACGGCCAGGATGCCACCAATGTGGGGGACGAGGGAGGATTTGCCCCCAACATCCTGGAGAACAGtgagg CTCTGGATCTGCTGCAGACGGCCATAGAGAAGGCCGGCTTCACGGACAAGGTGGTGGTCGGGATGGACGTGGCCGCCTCAGAGTTTTACCGCGAGGGGAAATACGACCTGGACTTCAAATCCCCGCCCGATCCAGAGAGACACATCTCCGGAGAGGAGCTGGCTGACATCTACCAGAGCTTCGTCAACAACTACCCAG TGGTGTCCATCGAAGACCCGTTCGACCAGGATGACTGGGAAGCCTGGTCCCGTCTGACGGCCCAGGTGGGGATCCAGGTGGTGGGGGACGACCTGACAGTGACCAACCCTAAGAGGATAGAGAAAGCTGCGGAGGAGCGAGCCTGCAACTGCCTGCTGCTCAAAGTCAACCAGATCGGCTCCGTCACTGAGGCCATACAGGC GTGTAAACTGGCTCAGGCGAATGGTTGGGGCGTGATGGTCAGCCATCGCtcaggagagacagaggacacCTTCATCGCTGACCTGGTGGTGGGACTCTGCACTGGACAG ATTAAGACCGGCGCTCCCTGCAGATCTGAGAGGCTGGCCAAGTACAACCAGCTCATGAG GATTGAGGAGGAGTTGGGCGACCAGGCGCGCTTTGCAGGCCATAACTTCAGGAACCCCAGTGCCCTGTga
- the LOC116701507 gene encoding triosephosphate isomerase, producing MAHRSFFVGGNWKMNGSKESLDQLIGTLNTASLHDQTEVVCAAPSIYLDFTRSSLDPRIGVAAQNCYKVAKGAFTGEISPAMIKDCGADWVILGHSERRHVFGESDELIGQKVAHALESDLAVIACVGETLEEREAGTTEEVVYAQTQVIAENVKDWGKVVLAYEPVWAIGTGKTASPEQAQEVHEKLRVAPSHVSDDVADSVRIIYGGSVTAANCRELASQGDVDGFLVGGASLKPEFVDIINARA from the exons ATGGCGCACCGGAGCTTCTTCGTGGGGGGAAACTGGAAGATGAACGGCAGCAAGGAGAGTCTGGATCAGCTGATCGGCACCCTGAACACCGCCAGCCTGCACGACCAGACCG AGGTGGTGTGTGCTGCGCCCTCCATCTACCTGGACTTCACCCGGTCCAGTCTGGATCCCAGGATCGGCGTCGCAGCCCAGAACTGCTACAAGGTGGCCAAGGGGGCGTTTACGGGGGAGATCAG TCCGGCCATGATTAAGGACTGCGGGGCAGACTGGGTGATACTGGGACACTCTGAGCGCCGTCACGTGTTTGGGGAAAGTGACGAGCTGATTGGTCAGAAG GTGGCTCACGCTCTGGAGAGTGACCTGGCCGTGATCGCCTGCGTCGGGGAGACGCTGGAGGAGCGTGAGGCCGGCACCACAGAAGAAGTCGTCTACGCTCAGACGCAGGTCATTGCAG AGAACGTGAAGGACTGGGGGAAGGTGGTCCTGGCGTATGAACCTGTGTGGGCCATCGGCACAGGCAAAACAGCTTCACCTGAACA ggCTCAGGAGGTCCATGAGAAGTTGAGGGTGGCTCCGAGCCACGTCTCTGACGACGTCGCTGACTCCGTGCGGATCATCTACGG AGGTTCGGTAACGGCAGCTAACTGCAGAGAGCTGGCGTCTCAGGGCGACGTGGACGGCTTCCTGGTGGGGGGGGCGTCTCTGAAACCAGAGTTTGTCGACATCATCAACGCCCGTGCATAA